One window of the Populus trichocarpa isolate Nisqually-1 chromosome 9, P.trichocarpa_v4.1, whole genome shotgun sequence genome contains the following:
- the LOC7478777 gene encoding methylmalonate-semialdehyde dehydrogenase [acylating], mitochondrial isoform X3 translates to MRVPNFIGGRLVNSQSFASIDVINPATQQVVSQVPLTTNEEFRAAVFAAKRAFPQWRDTPITTRQRIMFKFQELIRRDIDKLAMSITTEHGKTLKDAHGDVLRGLEVVEHACGLASLQIGEFVSNISSGIDTYSIREPLGVCAGICPFEFPAMIPLWIFPIAVTCGNTFILKPSEKDPGASVMLAELAMEAGLPNGVLNIVHGTNEIINGICDDDDIKAISFVGPNAVGAYVYARASAKGKRTQSNIGAKNHAVIMPDASVGATINALVAAGFGGAGQKCMALNMAVFVGGLGPWEEKLVEHAKALKVTSGTEPDAELGPVISKQEKERIITLIQTGVESGAKLVLDGRNIVVAGYENGNFIGPTILSDVTVNMECYKEDIFGPVLLCMQADSIEEAINIVNGNKYSNGASIFTTSGVAARKFQTEVEVGQVGINVPISVPLPFSSFISAKPSFAGDVSFDGKAGIQFYTQVKTVTQQWRDLVSDDSSSHQLPSS, encoded by the exons ATG AGGGTTCCTAATTTTATTGGCGGTAGACTTGTTAATTCACAGTCATTTGCGTCCATCGATGTCATAAATCCT GCAACACAGCAAGTTGTTTCTCAAGTTCCTCTAACTACAAATGAGGAGTTCAGAGCTGCAGTTTTTGCAGCAAAGCGAGCTTTTCCACAGTGGAGAGACACACCTATTACCACCCGTCAACGCATCATGTTCAAGTTCCAAGAGCTTATTCGGAGAGATATT GACAAACTAGCCATGAGCATTACTACTGAACATGGAAAGACTTTGAAGGATGCACATGGTGATGTATTACGAGGATTAG AGGTGGTGGAACATGCTTGTGGATTGGCATCTCTGCAGATTGGGGAGTTTGTTTCCAACATATCGAGTGGAATTGATACCTATAGCATTAGAGAACCACTTGGTGTCTGTGCTGGGATATGCCCTTTTGAGTTTCCAGCTATGATCCCACTATGG ATTTTTCCAATTGCTGTCACATGTGGTAATACCTTTATTCTAAAGCCATCGGAGAAGGACCCAG GGGCTTCTGTGATGCTTGCAGAGTTAGCTATGGAGGCTGGTTTGCCTAATGGTGTCTTAAATATTGTCCATGGCACTAAT GAAATTATTAATGGTATTTGCGATGACGATGATATTAAAGCTATTTCATTTGTCGGTCCAAATGCG GTTGGTGCTTATGTGTATGCAAGAGCATCAGCTAAAGGAAAACGTACACAG TCCAATATTGGAGCCAAAAATCATGCAGTTATCATGCCCGATGCAAGTGTGGGTGCTACCATAAATGCTCTAGTTGCTGCTGGCTTTGGTGGTGCAGGACAAAAGTGCATGGCCCTGAACATGGCTGTCTTTGTTGGAGGCCTAGGcccatg GGAAGAGAAGTTAGTAGAGCATGCCAAGGCACTTAAAGTAACCTCTGGAACAGAACCGGATGCAGAGCTTGGTCCAGTTATTAGTAAGCAG GAAAAGGAACGGATAATCACATTGATTCAAACAGGTGTTGAAAGTGGTGCAAAGCTAGTTCTTGATGGAAGAAATATTGTG GTTGCAGGATATGAAAATGGGAACTTCATTGGTCCTACCATCTTATCGGATGTCACAGTCAACATGGAATGTTACAAG GAGGATATTTTTGGCCCAGTTCTTCTTTGTATGCAG GCTGATAGCATCGAAGAAGCCATAAACATTGTTAATGGAAATAA ATATAGCAATGGAGCTTCTATATTTACAACATCTGGCGTCGCTGCAAGGAAATTCCAGACTGAGGTTGAGGTTGGGCAG GTTGGGATAAATGTTCCTATCTCGGTTCCGCTGCCATTCTCCTCGTTTATTAGCGCAAAACCATCTTTTGCTGGAGATGTCAGCTTTGACG GAAAAGCTGGAATTCAGTTTTACACCCAAGTTAAAACAGTGACTCAACAATGGAGAGATTTAGTGAGTGACGATTCGTCATCTCACCAGTTGCCAAGCTCCTAG